Below is a genomic region from Aminiphilus circumscriptus DSM 16581.
AGGCGGGTTCCCGTGCGGCGGAGCAGCCCTCCGAAAAGGGATTCCACCCGGTCCATCTCACCGGGAGAAACCACGAGAAGCCGTTCCTCGGTCCACCCGGAGAGGCGGAGGAGAACACGTTCCAAAAGGGGTCCTTCCGGCAGTTGCAGATAAAGTTTGTTCCCTCCCATGCGTTGCCCCCGACCGCCTCCAAGGATGAGGGCGGACACGGAAGGAAACGGATCATCGGATTTCATGCCCATCTCCTTTCAAGGATACGTCGCTGGCACATCCATATCATAGCGCAAACCCCATCTCCCTTTCGTACGAAAGGGAGATGGGGTTTGCGCGAGAAGAGTGCCTGTGACCTCTCCGTCCAGCGTGTTCGAAAAACAGGAGCCGATGACGCCTCGTTTCGAACTCAGTCGATGCTCTGGAGATTGGTCTTGAAGACGAGGAAATAGAAGACGGCGACGAAGAGGATGCCCCCGACCATGTTGCCGAGCGTCACGGGAACGAGATTGTTCAGGTACCCCCCGGCACTCACGGCGGCGAGCTTCGCCTCGGGAAGCGCCGCCGCGGCGACGACATCTGGATTTCCCTTGAGCAGGATGCCCAGGAACATGAAGTACATGTTGGCAATGGAGTGTTCGAACCCGGAAGCGACAAAGGTCATGATGGGGAAGACGATGGCGAAGATTTTTCCCACCACGTCGAGAGCGGCCATGCTGATCCACACCGCGAGGACGACGATCCAGTTGCAGAGGATTCCCCGGAAAAAGGCTTCGCCCACGGGAAGGCTCATTTTGTTCGCGGCGATCTTGAGCGCGTAGGCGCCGATGGGACCCTTCCAGAGCCCGCTGAGAAAAATGAGATAGGCTACGAGAATCGACCCGAGCAGATTGGCCACATAGACCCAGAACCAGTTCCGGGCGATCTGGCTCATCGTGGCACATCCGGAGAGGGCTCCGAGAGGCATGAGGCAGTTCCCCGTAAAGAGTTCCGCCCCCGCGATGACGACGAGGATGAGTCCGACGGCGAACACGGCGCCGCCGATGAAGCGGGATCCGCCCAAACCTATATGATCGGCGAGATCATGCGTAACGACGGTCATCATCCATCCCCCGAAGGCAATGTACGCTCCGGCGAGAATTCCGAGAACCAGCATCTGGGGAACGGACCAGGCGGCCTTGGCCTTTGCGGTGGTGCATGCCGCCTGAGCAAGCTGCACGGGAGTCTTGAAATTCATGTCCCTCCATACCTCCTTGAGTTGTCGATCCGGCACGAAGACGGATCCGGCATTATTCCATGTTCTGCGGAATGCTCCTCGCATCTTGAAAAGAATGTTTCGCAAGTCCCGGAAGGACCGGAACGCCTGATCCTCCGTTCCGATCCTTCCGTACCGTCACAAATCGCTCGCTTTCTCTTTTCCTTCGGTTCGGGGAACACCGTATTCTTCGATGACCTCCGACCTACGAAGCACGGATCTCTACCCTTTTTGCACCCGTACCGCACTGATCTTGAACGCAGGCGTCTCCGAAGTGGGGTCTATAGCCGCCGCGGTGAGCGCGTTTGCCGGCGCTTCCCCGAAGTGGAACGGAACGAAGACCATTTTGGGCGGCACTTTCTCGGTGATTTTCGCCTTGCCGCGCACCTCACCCCGGCGGGAGGAGACGCACAGCAGCTCGCCTTCCCGAACGCCGATCTGTTCCGCATCGACGGGATTGATCTCGATGTGCAGTTCATCCACGAATTTTTCCGTGGCACTCCGTCCGGTCATGCTCCTCGTGTGGTAGTGATAGAGCAGGCGTCCCGTGCTTGCGAGGAAGGGATACTCCTCGTCGGGCCATTCATGGGGAGCCTTCCACTCGCAGGGGGAGAAGAATCCCTTGCCGTTGGGACGGGCAAATTTTTCCGAATGGAGAATGGGGGTTCCGGGATGCTCCGCATTCGGGCAGGGCCAGCAGAGGGCGCCCTGCTCAAGGCGCGTGTAGTTCATCCCTGCGTAACTCGGAACGAAACGGGCAAGATCATCGAAGATCTCCGAGGCGGACGAGAAATTCCAGTCCGCACCGCATTTCTTCGCCAGGGCGACAAGAATCTCCCAGTCAGCCTTGGCTTCTCCCGGCGCGTTCACGGCCTTCCGTATCCTCTGGACGGCCCGCATGGTGTTGGTAAAGGTGCCGTCCTTCTCGGCCCAGCAGGCGGCGGGGAACACCACATCCGCGAGCTGTGCCGTCTCGGTGAGGAAAATGTCCTGCACAACGAGAAAATCGAGGGCCTCCAACGCATGCCGAACGTGGTTGGTGTCCGCGTCGCTCACCATAGGGTTCTCGCCCATCACGTAGAGGCTTTTCAGTTCTCCTTCTCCGGCGGCTTCGAGCATCTTTACGAGACTCTTGCCAGGGCTGAGCGGAAGTTCGGCTCCCCATAGATTCTTGACCTTCTCACGCACCGCAGGGTCGGCTACTTTGGCGTATCCCGGAAGCACATTGGGAAGACAGCCCATGTCGCAGGCGCCCTGAACGTTGTTCTGACCCCTGAGGGGGTTCACACCCGTGCCGGGGCGCCCCAGATGGCCGCAGAGCATGGCAAGATTCGCCACGGAGCGGACGTTGTCCGTCCCCGTGGTGTGCTGGGTGATGCCCATGGTGTAGAAGATCGCCGAGTTGGGGCCCTTCGCGTAGAGTCGGGCCGCATTGACGATATCTTC
It encodes:
- a CDS encoding formate/nitrite transporter family protein: MNFKTPVQLAQAACTTAKAKAAWSVPQMLVLGILAGAYIAFGGWMMTVVTHDLADHIGLGGSRFIGGAVFAVGLILVVIAGAELFTGNCLMPLGALSGCATMSQIARNWFWVYVANLLGSILVAYLIFLSGLWKGPIGAYALKIAANKMSLPVGEAFFRGILCNWIVVLAVWISMAALDVVGKIFAIVFPIMTFVASGFEHSIANMYFMFLGILLKGNPDVVAAAALPEAKLAAVSAGGYLNNLVPVTLGNMVGGILFVAVFYFLVFKTNLQSID